CAGGCTATCAACGATGCGCTGCATCGCGCGCGTCGTGAACTCGGCTTTGCTGGAGGCGGGGCGATAGACGTAAGCGTTATCAACCTTCTGGCGCGACAGCAGGCGCTTCTCAGAGAGGCGTTCCAGCACCGTCTTGATCGTGGAGTACGCCAGGGAGCGGCTGGTGTGTTGGAGGTGTTCATGGACGACGCGAGCAGTGCATTCCCCGCGTTCCCAGACGACCTCCATCACTTCGGCTTCCAGCTCGCCGAGCAGCTTCTGCATACCCTGCCGGTCGGGTCGAAAGGCCAATTTGATGTCCTGTGCCATAATCCCCTGGCTCCCTCTCTTAATTCGGCTGCCTATTTCAATCGCTGGCGCCACTCAACAGATACGCCGGGGCTGCCTACGTTTCTGGCGAGGCAGCTTGCAAGCGGGCATCCGTCCAGTAGCTCATTCGTTCTTTTCTCGTGGGGCGAGTATAGCATGGGAGCGGCAGAGAGTCAACTCTTCGGGCAGGGAGATAGGCCATTTTACTAGCCAGCCAGACGGGCAATCTGCGCGGCCAGGCGCAAGAGCCGCTCGCGGTCATGCAGCGGCTCCAGCCAGCGGGCCGGAATAGCCGAGAGGCCATAGTGCGCGCCGGCCAGCGCGCCACAGACCACGCCGCCGGTATCGGCATCCCCGCCAAGGTTGACGGCGGCGATCAGCGCCTCCTCAAAGCTTTCGGTGCGCACAAAGCACCAGAGGGCCAGGCGCAGCGTATCGTTGCTGAAGCCGCTGGGGCAGAGATCGGCGCGTTCGCCCGCGCCCGCAGTCTCAAAGAGGGCTGCCACCTCCGGGCAGGCCACCCGCACGCCATCAGCCGCACTGCGCAGCGCACCTGATGGCGGTCCTTCTTGAATCAGCGCGGCTATCGCCAGATTGAGCGCGGCGGCCCCATAGCGCGCGCGTTCGTCCCAATGGGTGATCAGCGCGCTATTCAGGCTATCTTCCATGAGGCGTTCAGGGGTCCGGTAATCCAGCAAGGCTATCGGCGCGCAGCGCATGATCGCCCCATTCCCCGCCGTTCTGCCGCCCAGGTGGTCATGCGCCCAGCGGCCAGCGCGGTCCCAGCGTTCTCCGCTTGCCAGCGCGCGCATGGCAACGGAGATCGTATTGCCGACATCGCGGGGGCCGGATTGAAACCAGCGCAGAAAGCGTTCGGCTACATCGGCGGGATCAAAGCGTCCCTGAGAAAGAATGCTTTCAGCGATACAGACGGCCATCGCTGTATCGTCGGTCCACTCGCCCAGGCCCCAGCCGAGAAACCCACCGCCCAGCATATTGCGCACCGGCCCGCCGTAGTCGCGCAGAATCTCTTCAGCCCCCTTGAACTCCAGCGGCGCGCCCAGCGCGTCTCCCACCGCCAGCCCCAGCAGCACCCCCTGACAGCGATCAAGAGAGGGCAATGTTCCAGACATACCTGTTCCTCAGCAGTGGAGCGCCGCCCCTCAAATCATGCCCCCTGGCTCAATGTGCATGCCTGCTGTATCTGCGGGGCGAGATTCTTCAGCGGCGCCAGAATAATGAGCAGCAGCGAGCCTCTGGCTGGCGGATCAAAAACAAACTCACCTTCTTTCACCGACTGCTGGCTGCCTCTGATCAACGTAACAGTGGAAGCTTTGCAGCCCAGAACGGCGTCACTTTCTGTTCCCTGGACGGCAGAGGGCAAAGTCCAACCGTACTCCGAGTTAGTCAGTCTCTGTTGATAAAAGGTGGCAATCTGCGCAGGGGTCTGGCTATCCACGGTGTACACCCACTCCTCGGAGCCTGGGCCGGTGGTGCCGCTAGCGGAGCGGTCCAGATGCTTGAGAAACGTGATGCCACAGGGCAGCGGAATATCCTGGCGCAGTTCATTGCGCTGTTGGACAGCGCACAGACTCGGATAGTAAAAGATGGCGAAGGCGCTGACACCCACCACCAGCAGCAGCAGGAAAAATACCACCATCAGCGCCCACAGCGAGCGCCAGAAGGGGCGTTTGGGCGGCGGTTCATCGGCGTAACCGGCTGAATAGGCTTGATAGGACTGGCCGCGCCGCGCATGCGCGAAGGGGTCTCCGGGCTGCGGCGCAGCCCCATAAGGCTGCTGAGCCGCGTTAGACTGGCTCTGCGGCTGATTGCCAGCAGCAACAGATGAGCGCCAGAACGGGTCTTGCGCCACTTCCTGGGTCAGCCCACAGCTACGGCAAACGCGCGCTGTGATAGGAAATGGCGTGCCGCAGCGGGGACACGGTGGAGCCGAAGGATCAGAACCCATACACACACTCCCTCATCGCCCGCTCTGCCAGAGCGCGCAGAGCGGCGAACAGGATGCTCAAGCGCCTGGGCAGGTGTCGTGGGCCGACAGGTCAGAGCCAGGCTTCGCCTATTATAGCCGATTTGAGCCAGCATGCAAAGCAGGGCAAGCCGCGCGTTAGCGATCAAAAAAAGGCGCAATCCACTCCACCGCATCCACAATCATGGGTACTGTAATCATATGCGAGACCTCATACCATTTGAGCGCCAGCCGATCTGGATGATCCTGATAGAACGGCAGGGCCGTGTCATAGATGCGCTGCGACGCCTGGGGCGAAACCATATCATCCTGGCGACCATGAATCAGCAGCAGTGGGCGCGGAGCATAGTTCGCCAGGTCGTGGGCCAGGTCTTGCGCAGCAGCCCAGCGCCGAAGCTCTTCGCCCGGCGGGGGCAGCCCCGGCAAGCGCAGCAGCAACAGGTCTTGGGGCGAGGCTCCGGCCAGCGAGACTACCGCCGCCACGCGCGCATCACGCAGGCCCGTCATCAAAGCGATCCCCGCGCCCATTGAAAAGCCGCCAACGGAGATGGCGTCAGAGCGCACATCCGGGCGCGCGCTGAGATAATCCAGGCAGGCTTTCATATCATCGGCGCTGCGAATCACTGTCTCGGCAATAAAATCGGCGCTCAGGGTATTCAGATAGCTGGGGCCGTGCAAGGGCATGCGCTCGCCATGCCCCCAGGCATCAGGAAGCAGCGCCATAAAGCCGCGCTCGGCCAGATATTCGCCCAGCGGCAGCAGATCGGTTTTATCCGCCCCATAGCCATGCTGAATAACAGCGGCGGGCTGGGGGCCGTCGGCGCGAGGCCGAATAAGCATCGCGGGAACTTCATTGGGTCCAACGGCAATTTCTTCTGCCGGGGTAATTGCATAGCGTGCCACAAACAGTCCTTTCAGGAAAAGGGGGCTTCTGCTTGCGCCCTCTGGCGCAGCGTTTTTCAGTAGTTATTACGATGCTTCAGGTAGCAGGGTTAGCAAAGGGCTGGTGGTTTTATAGTTCCAAACCAATAGCGAACTACTGATTGGTTGGTACGGTTCACGCCGCCCCCAGCACACAGGGCTGGACTGACCAGGCAAGCGTTAACCATACGGGCGCAACTACAAGCGCCTCTATCCCCTTGCTAAAAGCGTCAGGGAGTGCTTTCCGCAAGATGTTGTACGCCCCGTTCACATCCGCATTCAGGCAGCGCCCATCCTTGGCACGATACAGGCCCCGCTTGATGCGCTTGCCGCTAAATACC
This genomic window from Ktedonobacterales bacterium contains:
- a CDS encoding BlaI/MecI/CopY family transcriptional regulator, yielding MAQDIKLAFRPDRQGMQKLLGELEAEVMEVVWERGECTARVVHEHLQHTSRSLAYSTIKTVLERLSEKRLLSRQKVDNAYVYRPASSKAEFTTRAMQRIVDSLLDSFPEPVVDHLLYRIDHATPEQRRRLEHLVARVQATQRNGA
- a CDS encoding ADP-ribosylglycohydrolase family protein, with the translated sequence MSGTLPSLDRCQGVLLGLAVGDALGAPLEFKGAEEILRDYGGPVRNMLGGGFLGWGLGEWTDDTAMAVCIAESILSQGRFDPADVAERFLRWFQSGPRDVGNTISVAMRALASGERWDRAGRWAHDHLGGRTAGNGAIMRCAPIALLDYRTPERLMEDSLNSALITHWDERARYGAAALNLAIAALIQEGPPSGALRSAADGVRVACPEVAALFETAGAGERADLCPSGFSNDTLRLALWCFVRTESFEEALIAAVNLGGDADTGGVVCGALAGAHYGLSAIPARWLEPLHDRERLLRLAAQIARLAG
- a CDS encoding zinc ribbon domain-containing protein, whose protein sequence is MGSDPSAPPCPRCGTPFPITARVCRSCGLTQEVAQDPFWRSSVAAGNQPQSQSNAAQQPYGAAPQPGDPFAHARRGQSYQAYSAGYADEPPPKRPFWRSLWALMVVFFLLLLVVGVSAFAIFYYPSLCAVQQRNELRQDIPLPCGITFLKHLDRSASGTTGPGSEEWVYTVDSQTPAQIATFYQQRLTNSEYGWTLPSAVQGTESDAVLGCKASTVTLIRGSQQSVKEGEFVFDPPARGSLLLIILAPLKNLAPQIQQACTLSQGA
- a CDS encoding alpha/beta fold hydrolase, which codes for MARYAITPAEEIAVGPNEVPAMLIRPRADGPQPAAVIQHGYGADKTDLLPLGEYLAERGFMALLPDAWGHGERMPLHGPSYLNTLSADFIAETVIRSADDMKACLDYLSARPDVRSDAISVGGFSMGAGIALMTGLRDARVAAVVSLAGASPQDLLLLRLPGLPPPGEELRRWAAAQDLAHDLANYAPRPLLLIHGRQDDMVSPQASQRIYDTALPFYQDHPDRLALKWYEVSHMITVPMIVDAVEWIAPFFDR